The genomic region TCTTGTATCTGTTACATTATGAGCGCAATCTTATATATGTTTCTGCTGTTGTTTAACAAGGGTAGCGAAAGAACAAACATCCCGCAATGTGCAAAACAACAAATTCAGGAGTGTCACGTCTTGTACCAAGACCAACAAGTTCATGCATGATTCCAACCATTTTATCTACTTTTCCCTGCCATGCTGGGCATACTTGAAGTAGAACAAAAGAATCAATCTGAGAGAGGTTACATTAAGAACAAACATCCAAATTCAGTGGCATCACGTGCTATAATAAGACACTAAACAAACAGAACACGTTCATGTACGATTTCAACCATTTAATCTACATTTTCCTAACACACTGGGCAAATAGGCAATGCCACATTGCTATTGGTAGTAGAACAGCTACATCCTAAGATGTCAGTAGCGAGTAGTAGCGAATCAAAACACTACCCATGATTCGCATGGACCTAAAAACATTCGAATATAAGTATAATAGTAGCGAATCAAACCCGGCCCTTGATTGCGAGGGCACTAATAAAAGGCTAAACCACCAAAAAAATTCAAACAAAGGAATCGCAACAAAACGAACACAGAGCAGGTATCGCGGCAAATTGAGtttgcgagagagagagagaaagggaggtAACCCCAGAACTCCATCTGCAGCGGCGGAGCTGAAGCGGCGATGGGAGTGAGAACTAGGGTTTAAGCCGCCGGGTGGAAGGACAGGACGGGAAATGCAACAGAGAGGAAGAGAGCAGTCGAGTCGGACAGCCATTTAAAAGGCGGAGAGCGCGGCTTCGCCGTCCGATCTAGACTACACACCATCCTAGCCGTTGTTGTTTAAAATTTTATAAGCTAGATAATAGAGATGGTAGCCTACATGGGCCAGAAGCCCACCCAAACATCATTGGGCTTGTACCAATTTGGTACATGGGCCAGAGCGCCGCCGTGCCGTGTCAGTCAAGCCGCCCTTGTTGGCCGAGTGCGGCGCGGGCGCCAGAGACCGGGCGTAGCGTGTGCTGCCGATGGAGGCGCGCGTGCTGTGGAGCCGAGGTGGAGCGCAGCTAGTGGTGCCGGTGAGACCGTGAGAGATCGGAGGAGGAAGACGCACGGGGATAGATCAGGGGATGACAGGTAGAACCCGCTTGTAGGTGAAGTGGAGAGGAGGAGCAATTTACATAGTTTTATACTTTTATTAGGGAAAAAAGAGCGTATGCATACAGACGCCTGAATATAGGCCCATGCgatacttgttggggacttgttctcaaatgctaggagtcaagaacaaggcaacgtaaaaaatgttaatcgctaaagtccttcgtccttcgaagcattatttcccttaggatataatgattttcggacgaaggtaatgaagagcgtgtcttcataaatttattatacagtgacgaaggataaaatgtagagaatataagagataacataaatATATATTACCATCAGACATAGACATAAAcatctttgaattacaaatgtaccttcagctggaaggagatgatagtacaagtgtgacgcaaaaagcgaatgccaagtcagcctgaacagtacgggggtactgttctcctatttataggcacgggacacaacccatacaaaattacattcatgccctttacacttgataataattctatagtaatctgtcgaggtttaaatagccttttcatctttaagtcggtttcacttgttgctaccgcgccgaagctttcctgctcacaccttcggctctgtatcaaccttcgtattactctggtctattgtgatgctgacttgaatccAAAGAtatctgttcacacattatactccagaaatactgttaaatcctgtttttgaggaccttcggatgccgaaggtccccaacagtagcccctcgcgatattaatttgtttaaaataataaatttagattgcgacatggacgaaggctttacgccgaaggtccgaaaaaacaccttccctttgctagaatagcaacattcactgacaagcggggtctttcaattttcaacgcacttggcatataaatacggccataccgtaaactcatttgatacgctctctggccaactgctctcactcactcaatttttagctcttgtgcactaagatttgctaagcttttagtttttaagcttcggctttgaaaatagttttttagcatctccgaagatgtccgaagataagaagactgctgctgagacgaagctgagcctcgacgaagagaaaaatttggggtttattatagcgatgtcaaagaccaacacagaaaaaatcaccaaggagattctggaaggtttgtctgaggatactggtgacagtgacagctatgatgtggacagtggtggtgaagactccgaagatcgtccctggcgaccaagccattcagtttatggtcaatcaactatcaaagaaaatcatcttgtcaatatgagaggaaggtatttccgggatttgtccattgtgagggcggacgaaggggaaaaaacttgcccacatcccgaagagaatgaagtcgtagtgtaccgaagctttttgaaagctggactgcgatttcccttgagcagcttcgttgtggaggtgctgaaaatattcgaaatctatctccatcaacttacccccgaggcaattataaagctgaatatcttcgtgtgggccgtgagaagccaaggtctgaagcctgatgcaaaaagcttctgtaatatacacgaattatcatatgagacaaaaccttggggtaaggaacagtatcacaataattttggctgctacagttttgtttctcggtccgggtcaagctgccccgtgccaacctttcggaagagatggcccggcgactggatgacagaatggttttatgtgaagaatgatctgacaatacgagaagatatcaaaggtataattatgcgccctatctggcaaagcttcggccttcggaggccgaaggttgaaatgaatgaagctgccgaagaatgccagagggccttcggcgcagtctgctctttcattggaacgagagacttagtacaagagcatattgccttcagagtatggccgctcgcggagaaatgggaaatgccacaagaaaccgtaaaagaggccgacgaaggtggacttatcaggttgaagtacacttttaaatttggagataaattcgttgagccagatgatgactggttaaaaagtattgaaaatttaagtgatgaattgcttggggcttattcgaaggccgaagacactgcaatgtcagcagccttcggaggccgaaaaaagaagaggctgaatcgggtatttgatgcaatcgggtttgtctaccctgactattgctatcccattcgaaggcagaagagaaaaaacacaacctctgcaaaagaagaagctgcaactgctcctagcgagccagaaccgaaaagaaagaagataaaggtccttacacatcggccgcgctatattgaaccagcttcggtgcctgagtttaccggagaaacttcttcggccaccgaagctgaaaaactagtcgagccaaccttgctgccagaagtcgcagaaacggccgaagtgccaacaaagatagaattggaacaatcaaagattttgttatcagaaacgaaagaaaaggccgaagcgccgtccacagaaaaaatggaagaggtaaaagaagcaactgagggatccaaaacatcagaagttttgagtcctgcagcaaacattgagacagtaaaaaatcaaaaagtgccagcagtgactccgaaaagaaagagaatggctaatgtgctagatgtactggaaacgatcaaatcttcaagcacacctccgaagagggttgctgtcatttctgaaacaacaactgaaatttctggttctaaagctcccgGGCAAGAGACTGAATCCGAAGTTGGACCctcagagcctgcaaagataaaatccttggaaagtgaggcagaaaaaataacaaagccaacttttgttgaagaaaccggtgtcattgcccccgaagcatccccaaagttcgtgattatattgttcgtcatgcttcggggaaaaaactatcagaaaaagaagagcaagaggcccagcactacgcccaaaaactgaaatatccaaagggggcgttaatattcaatggcagtggagaagaagacttcttgtattgtctccccgacagcaaggaaatttctgtctgtcgggagatgagcaggagcttcggattcccaactttagaagacgggctctcggtgctgtcgaagaacgatctggtcgacagcctagcttacaatagcttaaaggtgcgacaaatgaaatccttgtattttttgttgagcccaaaatttttcgtttgtttaaacctattgacgcacacatatttctctttgcagggcctgatacttagcaatgccctcagggcacagaaaaatgctgaagacgaagggtgttctatagccctgagcaaccttcgttccgaagttattgaactgaggaacgaaggtctcgaaaaagataaaatgttgcactcattgataaataaaataaaggaagacgaagctgcttttaaaggtcaagctgaagctcagaagcgggaaattgaagatcttcggaaacaactggccagagccaaggaagaacgcatacttgaagaaacaaagcgagaactcagcgaccaatgggccgatcacctagaaataactgttgaagagtttcgttcgtccagaaagagatgctataacaaatctatagagtgtgttaagaagttaaaagctagcttcaccagggttggcgccttctcaagcgaagaaaactttatgagaggcaatcccgaaggtcccatcgagtggatcgaccacgaagctgaggccttcgaagaaattttaaatagccgaggagatatatgtgccttctctggtgccagagggattgccaccatcttagagaagaagggctgcgaacatgtaaaaattttagcacagtccgaagctgctttgtcctttgaagatgcaagagatccttcggccgaagctagtataattggtggaaaattttttaccgatatctgggataatggtggccgagaaatggccggagaaattattcgaagaagtgaaaagggcattcacgatgctaaagAAGTagttgaggctgctgaaaagagcgcagaggccgaaggtcaattaggtattaactaatagtttttattgtgttgtaatctttaggctttaagatttgtttgcgattcgtaatagcaatgtagccgtatcctgtcttacttcagatcctgctaaaacgtcttcgggccctcagccgaaaggagacgacgaaattaaaaagatggctgaagatattatggacgaagtcgtcaatcggctcctgaacgaggctgcagaagtcgttttgagagaagattaagtatttttgtgaaaacttctgaaatgtaatatactttaacattttgtaaccgcaaatgtaatatacctatttttgttagtcaattctttacgatgcatgaaactttacacgtaccgcttttgagtctttgacgaaaaaacaccttcccttcttttcatgcttcgtgaagaagaatttttctttgtcacaacaatatccaatgttctgatgaataatatccaggcttcgtgaaaatattttccgaagctacccttccgaagatcaatgatgtatctttttgtgactatgatttctcccttttttcaaagcgttcttccgtagattgataatgtgtccacctcttgtgccatgtgcaaaatgatgtatgatgcttatgctatgcgaaatgatgcgatgatgttatgttatgtgagatgatgtctattccgaagatacatacacatccctgcaataaaacacaatcttttataagcctcccttaggagcttcttcgtcttttacttcagcggaatcagcgtttatttttcgctgtaagcctcccttaggagcttcttcgccttttactttcagcggtattcgcgttgacttttcgcgcttcgccttttacttaggcggtatcagcgttgacttttcgctgtatgctctgcattccctttggaacgactttggagcagaaaacttacactgcgctccctttggaacgacttttttgtgacttcggcaaacttactctgcgttccttagaacgactttttgttgcttcgaagaattttcgatagttcgaaggtcctctttgttatcacaagtctttgaactttaatcaatataagcctgtgaagaaaatatattttccttgtaggaatcaacgaaactaattacatgaaacctaaacaatgtcctttgttacagaaaataaaactgaatgaaaaagattgctattaaggtaggatatttttcaatagatgtgctttgactctggcacagtgctattgactgtacgagcttcggactgctctctgaagtccctctggtgtggagcatactggctcccttctggctgctggccttgttgcaacggaggtggaggcggaggctgttgccaggaagcttgaggctgactcgccgaagcaacagaaactgcaggatgattgcccacatattctgggatgtagggcgaatgatacgaagctgtatgcatgacctgcttcggctgagcttgttgtgctgctgcttcagctatttccttttgcttctgaatagtaacatggcacatcctggtagtatggcctttgttctcaccgcagaataagcaaaagattcttcttggttgatcgccaaatcttcctccaaagcccctggcgcctctgcctcttggagctggtggtcggaaggagctttgctgttgccccgaagcctgtgaggaacattgtgacctttgctgttggcttcctctatcatcattttgtgtagagttatgaattgatctcacgtgcctcgggtagaacctccctccgaagcccctggtcatctcagaaaacctgaaagcctcctcccttctttggcgaaaatcattatcggcccgaatgtactcgtccatcttctggagcagcttctccaaagtttgaggaggcttccgagcgaagtactgagctgacggtcctggtcgaagtcccttgatcatggcctcaatgacaatttcattgggcaccgttggtgcctgtgccctcaaacgcaagaaccttcggacatacgcctgaaggtattcttcgtgatcttgggtgcactggaacagagcctgagtagtgaccggcttcgtctgaaatccttggaagctagttaacaacaagtccttcagcttctgccatgaagtgatcgttcctggtcgaagggaggaataccaggtttgagcaacactcctgacagccataacgaaagatttggccatgactgaagcattgccaccatacgaagatactgttgtttcgtagctcatcaaaaactgcttcgggtctgagtggccatcgaatacgggaagctggggcggcttgtaggacggaggccaaggtgtagcctgcagctcagcggacagaggagaagcatcatcaaaaacgaaattcccacgatggaaattgtcataccagtcatcttcgttgggaaaaccctcctgatgaagatcttggtgttgaggccttcggtactgctcatcctgggcaagatgacgaacttcttcagaggcttcgtctatctgcctctgcagttcagctagcctggccatcttttctttcttcctctgtacttgttgatgaagcatctccatatctctgatttcttgatctatctcgtcctctggtggtgtcgggcttacaaccttccttttctggcttcgggcctcccgcagggagactgtctcctgattgtggtccagtggttgcagagctgcagccccagtcgctgaagccttcttcggcgccataacgaaggtttatgatcgccgaaggtgttcaaaaaactcagagtggaagtgagttcaccggaggtgggcgccaatgttggggacttgttctcaaatgctaggagtcaagaacaagacaacataaaaaatgttaatcgctaaagtccttcgtccttcgaagcattatttcccttaggatataatgattttcggacgaaggtaatgaagagcgtgtcttcataaatttattatacagtgacgaaggataaaatgtagagaatataagagataacataaataattatatattaccatcagacatagacataaacatctttgaattacaaatgtaccttcagctggaaggagatgatagtacaagcgtgacgcaaaaagcgaatgccaagtcagcctgaacagtacgggggtactgttctcctatttataggcacgggacacaacccatacaaaattacattcatgccctttacacttgataataattctatagtaatctgtcgaggtttaaatagcattttcatctttaagtcggtttcacttgttgctaccgcgccgaagctttcctgctcacaccttcggctctgtatcaaccttcgtattactctggtctattgtgatgctgacttgaatccgaagatacctgttcacacattatactctagaaatactgttaaatcctgtttttgaggaccttcggatgccgaaggtccccaacaatacTACAAAGATAGTACAGATCATTTCATAACAAATTGTAATGACATGATTACAAATATAGAAACCAACAATAGTGTATTTCCAAAACGTAACATTTATAATGGTATCATTCAAATCAACGCATGATACCCTACATACGACTACCTGGAAATTTGGCCCAGAAACTTTGTTCAGTGCCCCGCCAAAGGGGCTCTAACTTAGCATCATTTGCAATGCCGCACAAGATTCAGGTCAAGACGGAGCAGCACACGAAGTTCTTCACTTCACCGGAGATTCATCGCCCGCAAGAAATCCTCCATCGCCTTCCTCGATGACCCGCCTCCGTCGTTCCAGGACCCTTCCACCACCTCCTTGATCTCCCACACGCGCCGCCGCATCTCTGCAGCCTTCGCCGTCTGGCCCATCACCGTCTCCACCACGTCGGCAACCGCAGCCCTGTTTACCATAGTATCCTCCATGTTCCCCCTCGCCACTTCCACGCACACTCCCCACTCCTCTTTAAGCATCTTGGCATTGTAGAACTGCTCGCCGGCGAGCGGCCAGCCGATGATTGGCACGCCGTGCGTCACGCTCTCCAGCACTGAGTTCCACCCGCAGTGGCTCAGGAAGGCGCCCGTCGACGCGTGCGCCAGGATCCTCACCTGCGGTGCCCACCCGCGTACCAGCAGCCCTCTGTTGCTCGTGCGCGCCCTCTCCTCGAACCCGTCCGGCAGCCACTGGTCGGCCCGGAACTCGCCCTTGACGTCGTGTCCGTCCGGCGGCCTGACAGCCCAGACGAACGGCCGGCCGGTTGACTCTAACGCCAATGCCAGCTCCGCCATGTGCTCTGCTCGTATGGAGTTCTGAGAGCCGAATGAAATGTACAGCACCGACGACGGCGGGTGGCAGTCCAGGAAGCTCGCGACGGCGGCCTCGGCCTCCGGCGAGACTGGTAGGTTGGCGGCGCGCACGAGAGGGCCGATGGGCCAGACCGGGATCTTGAGGGTGCGCCGCAGCATGTCGAGACCGGTGGGCTCGAACTCCTCCACGGTGTTCACGAGCACCGCACCCGTCTCGTAGCCGAGAGGGATCTGCCGGCCGTAGAATCCCGCGGCGCAGTTGCTGACGGCGGGCGGGGCGGACGCGTTCTTGGAGAGCTGCGAGCGGTGGATTACGACCTCGGGGTACTCGGGCAGGTGGACGCGGCCGGTAGCCGGGTCGGGGCGGACGGGCAGGTGGCTCCAGAGCGAGTGCACGACGGCGCTGCCGTACGCGCCGCAGGAGGCGAAGAAGGCGTGCGCGCAGCCGCGGCGCCGGGCCGCGGTCACCGTCCACGCCGTGAACGGGTCGGAGACGACGCAGACGTCGTGGCCACCGCCGGCGGCGGCGGAGATGGCGGTGTTgaggtagtcgtcgaacgcggccTCGAGCGACTCGAACGCCACGAGGAGGAACGCGATGGCGCCGGGCTGTACGGCGTCGGACGACTCGCAGTCCGGAGGCAGGCCGTGATCCGCCGGGGTGAAGGGCAGCGCGTGGAAGCCGAGGAACGGCGCGTTGGACCACGCGGAAGTCTGGAGCGAAGCAACGTTGCGCGGGGTGGAGACGAAGGTGATAGCGGCGTCGGGGAGAGCACTGTGTAGGAGGCCGGCGAGAGACATGAACGCGGAGAGGTGGCCCTGACCGGGGAACGGGAAGAGCACCACGTGcttggcggcagcggcggcggccatATTGGGGAATGGGGAGCAGCTAGCTTTGTTGGCTTATCAGCGTGGTGGGCTTAGCCTGTAGGAGTAGAGCATGGCGCCATGGCCATCCATCGCTCGTTGAAAAATGATCACGATGCGACCTCCTCCGTCCGGATGCACTATCATTTTCATATACAAATTATTATCAAATATATTTTTATAATAAAGTTATTTAAATATGCAAATGTGATAAATATGGTTATACTTAAAAAGAGTTTCATTTGTATAGAAATCTAAATAAATTTGTTTTTAGCACAGAGTATGGACTCTTTAGAACTGCTCCACAGACTTTAGTGCGGAACAGCTTAAAAAAAAAGAGTTTGTGGAGCATCTCTTTTGGTGCTCTAATAAGTTCACTTTTTTCGTGAAGCACAGTTGCGTAGAGTTAAATTCGTTTGGCTAAAACATAGAGCAAAGCATCAGAATAAAGTGAAGCAGTCCAAAAAAAACTCCCTCTAATGAGCGTTTGGTGAAGTTTCTCCATCCGTTCTTGGAGGCCCTCCAGAGTCCAACCTCTCCCCCCACCAAACGAGGAGTCGGGGACAACTGTCTCTGCCCGCTCCGATCGTCACATGAGTTATATGAAATGGTGAACATCGATGCAAATGTGGCGACTAAGAAGAATTTTGAAGAAACAAGTGAAGATGATGTTAGATTGTATAAAGTTATTAGTGACATGGTATGGCTATCAGTAAAAGAGGACATGCATAGTTAGTGAAAAATAATTTAGATGTCCGTGTTATGATAGAATTTGTTATGGGGATTACCTTTATAAAATATATACGTTGTCTAATTCCCCTGCTTTTGATCACGAGAAATTGTGGGCTTTACTGAGCTCTGAATTCTACATGGACTATCTTTAATAAGAAATCTTGGGAACATGTTATATGTGTTTTTAGAACAGAAAAAAAAATACAGATACAACTGAGACATTCTATGGAAATGTAGGTTCATGTGTGAGTTAAATCGTCATAAAAGTGTAGACCCGATATTCCGGTAATGACACTGCCGTTTTAAGATGGTAAACTAGGATAGCCTAAGATCCTGAAGACATGTCAGTCCGCCTCATGTAAATCACATTTTTAGGGGGTATTTGATTTCTATAAACTATTTTTTAGTTGCTTCATTTTATTATATTTTAGTTTCTAAATTGTTAAATACAGAAACTAATTTCTGTATTCGGTAATATaggaactaaaatagaataagagagagactaaaaattagttctTAGAAACCAAACACACCCCTTATGATGGACTGAGGCCAGCTCTAGCATGCCATGTAAACGGACGTATAAAATAACTAGgtggatgcccgtgcgttgcaacgggaagatAAAACATCACGA from Zea mays cultivar B73 chromosome 6, Zm-B73-REFERENCE-NAM-5.0, whole genome shotgun sequence harbors:
- the LOC100281691 gene encoding UDP-glycosyltransferase/ transferase, transferring glycosyl groups, with product MAAAAAAKHVVLFPFPGQGHLSAFMSLAGLLHSALPDAAITFVSTPRNVASLQTSAWSNAPFLGFHALPFTPADHGLPPDCESSDAVQPGAIAFLLVAFESLEAAFDDYLNTAISAAAGGGHDVCVVSDPFTAWTVTAARRRGCAHAFFASCGAYGSAVVHSLWSHLPVRPDPATGRVHLPEYPEVVIHRSQLSKNASAPPAVSNCAAGFYGRQIPLGYETGAVLVNTVEEFEPTGLDMLRRTLKIPVWPIGPLVRAANLPVSPEAEAAVASFLDCHPPSSVLYISFGSQNSIRAEHMAELALALESTGRPFVWAVRPPDGHDVKGEFRADQWLPDGFEERARTSNRGLLVRGWAPQVRILAHASTGAFLSHCGWNSVLESVTHGVPIIGWPLAGEQFYNAKMLKEEWGVCVEVARGNMEDTMVNRAAVADVVETVMGQTAKAAEMRRRVWEIKEVVEGSWNDGGGSSRKAMEDFLRAMNLR